One part of the Thioalbus denitrificans genome encodes these proteins:
- a CDS encoding Crp/Fnr family transcriptional regulator produces the protein MSDTVNHRQDIQWLGRVVCSQPSVPPGELLEQLCANCGDELPVPVDRFAYRPRTTLYRQDTAGNAVFTIVSGLVALVQQTRWGGERIVRLAHPGDTLGLELLVDGRYRHTAAAARRTEVSRIPIVLVNAMRQRHPGMAGSLLRSMQKSADEADHFLTSFATGPAPARLARLMLHLGERHGEEDTSRLSREVIANTLGITLETTSRIMNDFKRRGLMFEERGAISFTNRAALEEIAGENRRQEPPPADA, from the coding sequence ATGTCGGACACCGTCAACCATCGGCAGGATATCCAGTGGCTCGGCCGGGTGGTATGCAGCCAGCCGTCCGTGCCGCCCGGCGAGCTGCTGGAGCAGCTGTGCGCGAACTGCGGCGACGAGCTGCCGGTCCCGGTGGACCGGTTCGCCTACCGCCCCCGCACGACCCTGTACAGGCAGGACACCGCGGGCAACGCCGTGTTCACCATTGTCTCCGGCCTGGTGGCCCTGGTGCAGCAGACCCGTTGGGGCGGGGAGCGCATCGTCCGGCTGGCCCACCCCGGCGACACCCTGGGCCTGGAGCTGCTCGTGGACGGGCGCTACCGCCACACCGCCGCCGCGGCGCGGCGGACCGAGGTCAGCCGCATCCCCATCGTGCTCGTCAACGCCATGCGCCAGCGCCACCCCGGCATGGCCGGCTCCCTGCTCAGGTCCATGCAGAAGAGCGCCGACGAGGCCGATCATTTCCTGACCAGCTTCGCCACCGGTCCGGCCCCGGCGCGCCTGGCCCGGCTGATGCTGCATCTGGGCGAGCGGCACGGCGAGGAGGACACCTCCCGGCTCAGCCGCGAGGTGATTGCCAACACGCTGGGGATCACCCTCGAGACCACCTCGCGCATCATGAACGATTTCAAGCGGCGCGGCCTGATGTTCGAGGAGCGAGGAGCCATCAGCTTCACGAATCGCGCCGCCCTGGAGGAGATTGCCGGGGAGAACCGGCGCCAGGAGCCCCCTCCGGCGGACGCCTGA
- a CDS encoding EAL domain-containing protein, with the protein MTTQNFKKTFRSGSIIFREGEPGTAAYIIEKGMVEIAALQRGERRVMALLTEGEIFGEMALIDDGLRSATATAVQDTEVLVINREYVRDRLDGTDPLLKLFLHVILKRLRELDTDDRRSQSERNPDGERHRDRQQAWDSRDYVLTQLRFQQDLLNAFERREFRPYYQAIVSLETGEIAGLEVLIRWNHPVRGLVSPDEFIGVMEETGLIVPIGLWIFEEACQALLRFQESLPHGRKGPPLYMSINTSSRQFLDQNFIGRIGSVVYDSGVDPRHVVVEITERVLMQDPDRAAIALDKLKELGLRVAVDDFGTGYSSLNYLHRFPIDVLKVDRSFVSSMLLNRKSQGIVRALTELAQINHMEVIAEGIDHRDQINLLQDYGCRYGQGFLFTRPMSEAQMSPLLRTGTHWHELIASPVLLKAEP; encoded by the coding sequence GTGACCACCCAGAATTTCAAGAAAACGTTCCGCAGCGGATCGATCATCTTCAGGGAAGGGGAACCGGGCACCGCCGCCTATATCATTGAAAAGGGAATGGTCGAGATCGCTGCCCTGCAACGGGGCGAGAGGCGGGTCATGGCGCTGCTCACCGAGGGGGAGATCTTCGGCGAGATGGCGCTCATCGACGACGGCCTGCGCTCGGCCACCGCCACCGCCGTCCAGGACACCGAGGTCCTGGTCATCAACCGCGAATATGTCCGCGACCGGCTCGATGGAACGGATCCCCTGCTGAAGCTGTTCCTGCACGTCATCCTCAAGCGGCTGCGCGAGCTGGATACCGACGATCGCCGCAGCCAGAGCGAGCGCAACCCCGACGGCGAGCGGCACCGCGACCGCCAGCAGGCCTGGGACAGCCGCGATTACGTGCTCACCCAGCTGCGTTTCCAGCAGGATCTGCTCAACGCCTTCGAACGCCGCGAGTTCCGTCCCTACTACCAGGCCATCGTCTCTCTCGAGACCGGCGAGATTGCCGGACTCGAGGTGCTGATCCGCTGGAATCATCCGGTACGGGGGCTGGTCTCGCCCGACGAGTTCATCGGGGTGATGGAGGAGACCGGGCTCATCGTCCCCATCGGGTTATGGATCTTCGAGGAGGCCTGCCAGGCGCTGCTGCGCTTCCAGGAGAGCCTGCCGCACGGGAGGAAGGGCCCACCGCTCTACATGAGCATCAACACCTCCAGCCGCCAGTTCCTGGATCAGAACTTCATCGGCCGGATTGGCAGCGTGGTCTACGACAGCGGCGTGGACCCCCGTCACGTGGTGGTCGAAATCACCGAGCGGGTGCTGATGCAGGACCCGGATCGGGCCGCCATCGCCCTGGACAAGCTGAAGGAGCTCGGCCTGCGCGTAGCGGTGGACGATTTCGGCACCGGCTACTCCAGCCTGAACTACCTCCATCGCTTTCCCATCGACGTCCTCAAGGTCGATCGCTCCTTCGTCAGCTCCATGCTGCTGAACCGCAAGAGCCAGGGCATCGTCCGGGCACTGACCGAGCTGGCGCAGATCAACCACATGGAGGTCATTGCCGAGGGCATCGACCACCGCGACCAGATCAACCTGCTGCAGGACTACGGCTGCCGCTACGGCCAGGGCTTCCTCTTCACCCGCCCCATGTCCGAGGCCCAGATGAGCCCGCTGCTGAGGACAGGAACCCACTGGCATGAGCTCATCGCGAGTCCCGTGCTGCTGAAGGCTGAACCCTGA
- a CDS encoding ATP-binding protein, with protein sequence MSLSLPSTLFARTGLSVGAALLLFALLSAATSYQYLIRPVAKRAADDLAALLVLSSQTWVELPPATRPDYERELDRRHHLRIRVADSALAGADTTQPYLGQLRQALEHRLGFVTPIGADPATPGWYWVDIPMGSRTLQVGFPDDRLGERLPLALLIVIAGGAVILLLTTLMMVRHIIRPLERLESATRLVGRGRTVPPLPVGGPRELANLTHSFNRMQGEMRDLLASRTTLLAGISHDLRTPLARMEVALELLHDSDPGLVAGMRGDIAEMDRLIAAALELARGSRLEALQGVELNDQLGALLEEYRNERLRLLPAPPCRLELPVQAFRRVVGNLLDNALRYSGEQPVTIACGCGDGRALVRIIDRGPGIPAGQREAVFRPFHRLENSRSRDTGGSGLGLAIVRQLCELYSWEIELTAPEHQGLEVRLRIPIPTEAEP encoded by the coding sequence GTGAGCCTGTCCCTGCCGAGCACCCTGTTCGCGCGCACCGGCCTGAGCGTCGGCGCGGCCCTGTTGCTGTTCGCCCTGCTGAGCGCCGCCACCAGCTACCAGTACCTCATCCGGCCGGTGGCCAAGCGGGCCGCCGATGACCTCGCCGCCCTGCTGGTGCTCTCTTCGCAGACCTGGGTCGAACTGCCGCCCGCCACCCGCCCCGACTACGAACGGGAGCTCGATCGGCGCCACCACCTGCGTATCCGCGTCGCCGATTCCGCCCTCGCCGGCGCCGACACCACGCAGCCCTACCTGGGCCAGCTCCGGCAGGCGCTCGAGCATCGGCTGGGCTTCGTCACGCCGATAGGCGCCGACCCCGCGACCCCGGGGTGGTACTGGGTGGACATTCCCATGGGCAGCCGGACGCTGCAGGTGGGTTTCCCCGATGACCGGCTCGGTGAACGCCTGCCCCTGGCCCTGCTCATCGTCATCGCGGGCGGCGCCGTCATCCTGCTGCTGACCACGCTGATGATGGTCAGGCATATCATCCGGCCGCTGGAGCGGCTGGAATCCGCCACCCGCCTGGTGGGCCGCGGCCGGACGGTCCCGCCCCTGCCGGTCGGCGGGCCGCGCGAGCTGGCCAACCTCACCCACTCGTTCAACCGGATGCAGGGCGAGATGCGCGACCTTCTCGCCAGCCGCACGACCCTGCTGGCGGGGATCTCCCATGATCTGCGCACACCGCTGGCACGGATGGAGGTGGCGCTCGAGCTGCTCCACGACTCCGATCCCGGCCTCGTTGCCGGCATGCGCGGCGATATCGCGGAGATGGACCGGCTCATCGCCGCGGCGCTGGAACTGGCCCGCGGCAGCAGGCTGGAGGCGCTGCAGGGCGTGGAGCTGAATGACCAGCTCGGCGCGCTGCTGGAGGAGTACCGGAACGAGCGGCTGCGGCTGCTGCCGGCCCCGCCCTGCCGGCTGGAGCTGCCCGTCCAGGCGTTTCGCCGGGTCGTGGGCAACCTGCTGGACAACGCCCTGCGCTACAGCGGCGAGCAGCCCGTGACCATCGCCTGCGGCTGCGGCGACGGGCGGGCGCTGGTGCGCATCATCGACCGCGGCCCGGGCATTCCGGCCGGGCAGCGCGAAGCCGTCTTCAGGCCCTTTCACCGGCTCGAGAACTCCCGCAGCCGCGACACCGGCGGCAGCGGGCTGGGGCTCGCCATCGTCCGCCAGCTGTGCGAGCTCTACAGCTGGGAAATCGAGCTCACCGCGCCGGAGCACCAGGGACTCGAAGTCCGGCTCCGGATTCCGATACCGACGGAGGCGGAACCGTGA
- a CDS encoding VTT domain-containing protein — MDTPTADTPHGTAGAETAPILRPGVNCWRLERAARVGLIVDTAAYFEALREACDAARHSILILGWDFDRREPLGRGAGTGEPDPPPLAEYLARLLERNPELEIHLLIWDFHVIYTPERELFQRWRLRLQGHTRLHLQLDSRHPPGGSQHQKLVVVDDRLAFAGGIDLSRWRWDTPAHRPDDPRRIDPDGKPYPPFHDLMMAVDGPAARALGELARARWDASGSPGRPPAPAPATGTDPWPPSVEPALRDQEIAIARTLPEYEDRVAVREVERLYLDGIEAARRWIYIENQYFTSQRLTSALARRLQEPDGPEVMLVLPRHTGGWLEQVTMDALRGRRLETLRQADRHHRFGVYHPHQPGLGEEECISVHAKLLVVDDRLLRIGSSNTSDRSLGLDSECDLALEADAGEAAREAVRNFRHRLLGEHLDRPAAAVAAEETRQGSLLAAVERLRGKGRSLRPLESDGGAAAERLPDSGLIDPDEPISPDYFVRRFIPASRHGHGRRRLGLFLGFIGVLLTAAAAWRWSPLAEWLTPERLAAWLETARTPVIRETLVLAAFVAASLLMAPLTLLVVAAGLLLGPWLGFACAFAGALISALCGFLLGRVLGRSGLDRLSGSRLHRLSRRLADQGILAVAMLRLVPVAPYTVVNLVAGATHLRLGAFLLGSALGLAPGVLGLAVFSGSLLRALADPGPGTLLLLVAVAAVLVGGALTLRRLLGSGRSG, encoded by the coding sequence ATGGACACCCCCACGGCGGACACGCCCCACGGGACCGCGGGTGCGGAGACTGCGCCCATCCTGCGGCCCGGGGTCAACTGCTGGCGTCTGGAGCGGGCCGCGCGGGTCGGCCTCATCGTCGACACGGCGGCCTACTTCGAGGCGCTGCGGGAGGCATGCGACGCGGCCCGCCACAGCATCCTCATCCTCGGCTGGGACTTCGATCGGCGTGAGCCGCTGGGCCGGGGTGCCGGCACCGGCGAACCCGATCCGCCCCCCCTGGCCGAGTACCTGGCCCGGCTGCTGGAGCGGAACCCGGAGCTGGAAATCCACCTGCTCATCTGGGATTTCCACGTCATCTACACTCCCGAGCGCGAACTGTTCCAGCGCTGGCGGTTGCGCCTGCAGGGCCACACGCGGCTGCACCTGCAGCTGGATTCCCGCCACCCCCCGGGAGGATCCCAGCACCAGAAGCTGGTGGTGGTGGACGACCGGCTGGCCTTCGCCGGCGGCATCGACCTCAGCCGCTGGCGCTGGGACACCCCCGCGCATCGCCCGGACGATCCCCGCCGCATCGATCCCGACGGCAAGCCCTACCCGCCGTTCCACGATCTGATGATGGCCGTGGACGGTCCGGCGGCCCGCGCCCTGGGCGAGCTGGCCCGCGCGCGCTGGGACGCCTCCGGCAGCCCCGGGCGGCCACCCGCGCCGGCACCGGCAACCGGCACCGATCCCTGGCCGCCCTCGGTGGAGCCGGCGCTCCGGGATCAGGAGATCGCCATCGCCCGCACCCTGCCGGAGTACGAAGACCGGGTGGCGGTACGGGAAGTGGAGCGGCTCTACCTCGACGGGATCGAGGCCGCCCGCCGCTGGATCTACATCGAGAACCAGTATTTCACTTCGCAGCGGCTCACCAGCGCGCTGGCCCGGCGCCTGCAGGAGCCCGACGGGCCCGAGGTCATGCTCGTGCTCCCCCGGCACACCGGCGGCTGGCTGGAGCAGGTCACCATGGACGCCCTCCGCGGCCGGCGCCTGGAGACGCTGCGCCAAGCCGATCGCCACCACCGTTTCGGGGTCTACCACCCCCACCAGCCGGGCCTGGGCGAGGAGGAGTGCATCAGCGTCCATGCGAAGCTGCTCGTCGTCGACGATCGCCTGCTGCGCATCGGCTCCTCCAATACCAGCGACCGGTCGCTGGGACTCGACAGCGAATGCGACCTCGCCCTCGAGGCGGACGCCGGGGAAGCGGCGCGCGAGGCGGTGAGAAACTTCCGCCACCGGCTGCTGGGCGAGCACCTCGATCGGCCGGCCGCCGCGGTGGCCGCCGAGGAGACCCGGCAGGGCTCCCTGCTGGCCGCTGTGGAGCGGCTGCGCGGCAAGGGACGCAGCCTGCGGCCGCTGGAGAGCGACGGCGGGGCGGCGGCGGAACGGCTGCCCGACAGCGGGCTGATCGATCCCGACGAGCCCATCAGTCCCGACTACTTCGTGCGCCGCTTCATACCCGCCTCCCGGCATGGGCACGGCCGCCGCCGGCTGGGTCTGTTTCTCGGCTTCATCGGCGTGCTGCTGACCGCCGCCGCCGCGTGGCGCTGGTCACCGCTGGCCGAGTGGCTGACCCCCGAGCGGCTGGCGGCGTGGCTGGAGACGGCGCGCACCCCTGTCATCCGCGAGACCCTGGTGCTGGCGGCGTTCGTCGCCGCCAGCCTGCTGATGGCGCCGCTGACCCTGCTGGTGGTCGCGGCCGGATTGCTGCTCGGGCCCTGGCTGGGCTTCGCCTGCGCATTCGCCGGGGCGCTGATCAGCGCCCTGTGCGGTTTCCTGCTGGGACGGGTACTGGGAAGATCGGGCCTCGATCGACTGAGCGGATCGCGGCTGCACCGCCTGAGCCGCCGGCTCGCGGACCAGGGGATATTGGCGGTGGCGATGCTGCGGCTGGTGCCGGTGGCTCCCTACACGGTGGTCAACCTGGTGGCCGGGGCCACCCACCTGCGTCTCGGGGCATTCCTGCTCGGTTCGGCCCTCGGCCTGGCGCCGGGCGTGCTCGGCCTGGCCGTCTTTTCCGGCAGCCTGCTCCGGGCGCTCGCCGATCCGGGGCCCGGCACCCTTCTGCTGCTGGTGGCCGTGGCCGCGGTGCTGGTGGGCGGCGCCCTGACCCTGCGCCGCCTGCTCGGCTCGGGGAGGTCGGGCTGA
- a CDS encoding oxidative damage protection protein, translated as MTRTVKCQKLHKEAEGLDFAPYPGDLGQKIYDNISKEAWAAWQRQQTMLINEYRLSMMDPKARTFLEEQMVAFLFGEGGVTPEGYVPPRQ; from the coding sequence ATGACCCGCACGGTGAAATGCCAGAAGCTCCACAAGGAGGCTGAAGGCCTCGACTTCGCCCCCTACCCGGGCGATCTCGGCCAGAAGATCTACGACAACATCTCCAAGGAAGCCTGGGCCGCCTGGCAGCGCCAGCAGACCATGCTCATCAACGAATACCGCCTGAGCATGATGGATCCCAAGGCGCGCACCTTCCTCGAGGAGCAGATGGTCGCCTTCCTGTTCGGCGAGGGCGGCGTCACCCCCGAAGGGTACGTGCCGCCCAGGCAGTGA
- a CDS encoding arginase family protein: MPAYLPFEVVMEALESGMPPAADAGFLGARLDPAEAALVLLPVPWEATTSYGGGASAAPAAIVAASHQLDLEDGAFGRPYRAGIAFLPEDGTIRALDERARPQARKVIEALEEGGEAAAELALVNGASREVNERVLAAARDVLASGRHIGVVGGDHSAPEGLIQALAEAHPEGFGILHLDAHHDLREAYEGFTGSHASIFHNVMERIPQVERLVQVGIRDYSRAERKYAEALGERCRAWYGRDLFRLRAEGVAFGEVVRRILADLPERVYVSFDIDALDPPYCPSTGTPVPGGLSYDEACYLLEALAESGRRVIGFDLCEVAPGPDGDEWDANVGARILYRLCGCLLRSRGLC, encoded by the coding sequence ATGCCCGCCTATCTGCCTTTCGAAGTCGTGATGGAGGCGCTGGAGAGCGGCATGCCGCCGGCGGCCGACGCCGGCTTTCTCGGCGCCCGGCTCGACCCCGCGGAGGCGGCGCTGGTGCTGCTGCCCGTGCCCTGGGAGGCCACCACCTCCTATGGCGGCGGGGCCAGCGCGGCGCCCGCCGCCATCGTCGCCGCCAGCCACCAGCTCGACCTCGAGGATGGCGCCTTCGGCCGGCCCTATCGCGCGGGTATCGCCTTCCTGCCCGAGGACGGGACCATCCGCGCCCTCGACGAACGGGCCCGGCCCCAGGCGCGGAAGGTGATCGAGGCGCTGGAGGAGGGCGGCGAGGCCGCCGCCGAGCTGGCGCTGGTGAACGGTGCCAGCCGCGAGGTCAACGAACGGGTCCTGGCCGCCGCCCGCGACGTGCTCGCCTCGGGCCGGCACATCGGCGTGGTGGGTGGCGATCACTCCGCGCCGGAAGGGCTGATCCAGGCCCTGGCCGAGGCCCATCCGGAGGGCTTCGGGATTCTCCACCTCGACGCCCATCATGACCTGCGCGAGGCCTACGAGGGTTTCACCGGATCCCACGCCTCCATCTTCCACAACGTGATGGAGCGCATCCCGCAGGTGGAGCGGCTGGTCCAGGTGGGCATCCGCGACTATTCCCGGGCCGAGCGGAAGTACGCCGAGGCGCTTGGCGAGCGGTGCCGGGCCTGGTACGGCCGCGACCTCTTCCGCCTGCGCGCCGAGGGTGTCGCCTTCGGCGAGGTGGTGCGGCGCATCCTCGCCGACCTGCCGGAGCGGGTCTATGTCTCCTTCGACATCGATGCCCTCGACCCCCCCTACTGCCCTTCCACCGGCACCCCGGTTCCCGGCGGGCTCAGCTACGACGAGGCCTGCTACCTGCTCGAGGCGCTGGCGGAGAGCGGGCGCCGGGTCATCGGCTTCGATCTCTGCGAGGTGGCCCCGGGGCCGGACGGCGACGAGTGGGACGCCAACGTCGGCGCCCGCATTCTCTACCGCCTCTGCGGCTGCCTGCTCAGGAGCCGGGGACTCTGCTGA
- a CDS encoding GNAT family N-acetyltransferase — translation MRPLPTDIRIRPARAGDMPAMLAVLELVNMHRIPSPEMPELDWRCCFVAENGSGRVLGMSGYKVLSSTEGKTTLMAVHPDCKGTGIGHALQVRRMEALLELGVEWLTTNADRPETIAWYKKHFGYREVGTLAKEHEFGLPGVDHWTTLRTNLRDWRSRRNGG, via the coding sequence ATGAGGCCCCTGCCCACGGATATCCGCATCCGGCCGGCCCGGGCGGGGGACATGCCGGCGATGCTCGCGGTGCTCGAGCTCGTCAACATGCACCGCATTCCCTCCCCGGAGATGCCGGAGCTGGACTGGCGCTGCTGCTTCGTCGCCGAGAACGGCAGCGGCCGCGTGCTGGGCATGTCCGGCTACAAGGTCCTCTCGTCCACCGAGGGCAAGACCACCCTGATGGCGGTGCATCCCGACTGCAAGGGGACGGGCATCGGCCATGCCCTGCAGGTCCGGCGCATGGAGGCGCTGCTGGAGCTGGGCGTCGAGTGGCTCACCACCAACGCCGACCGGCCCGAGACGATCGCCTGGTACAAGAAACACTTCGGCTACCGGGAGGTGGGTACCCTGGCCAAGGAGCACGAGTTCGGACTGCCCGGGGTGGACCACTGGACCACCCTGCGCACCAACCTCCGGGACTGGCGCTCGCGGCGGAACGGTGGCTGA
- a CDS encoding Crp/Fnr family transcriptional regulator, producing MSRDSKIRSTDVNWLGRADCTNCPIRVHALFSPVPDESLEALTAPIDRFGFGPKTTLYELDQRGDSIYTLRSGLVKLVRHLPKGVERIVRLVRPGGVAGLELLVDGRYHHTAVAVQESEACRIPIVVLSELKQRHTELHRELIRRWQESVDEADRFITAFATGAAPVRMARLLLRLCDDRSASPSSTRIGRDVLAGVLGISTETASRIMADFKRRGLVEEEEGHFRCVDPAGLEALAQDP from the coding sequence GTGAGTCGGGACTCCAAAATCCGCTCCACCGACGTGAACTGGCTGGGGCGTGCTGATTGCACGAACTGCCCGATCCGGGTTCACGCCCTTTTCTCGCCCGTGCCGGATGAGAGCCTGGAGGCCCTGACGGCCCCCATCGACCGCTTCGGCTTCGGCCCCAAGACCACCCTCTACGAACTGGACCAGCGCGGGGACTCCATCTACACCCTGCGTTCCGGCCTGGTGAAGCTGGTCCGCCACCTGCCCAAGGGCGTCGAGCGCATCGTGCGCCTGGTCCGGCCCGGTGGCGTGGCCGGCCTGGAACTGCTCGTGGACGGCCGCTACCACCACACGGCGGTGGCCGTGCAGGAGAGCGAGGCGTGCCGGATACCCATCGTGGTCCTGAGCGAACTCAAGCAGCGCCATACGGAACTGCATCGCGAGCTGATACGCCGCTGGCAGGAGAGCGTGGACGAGGCCGATCGCTTCATCACCGCCTTCGCCACCGGTGCGGCGCCGGTACGCATGGCGCGGCTGCTGTTGAGGCTGTGCGATGATCGGAGCGCATCACCGAGCTCCACCCGGATCGGACGCGACGTGCTGGCGGGGGTACTGGGGATCTCCACCGAAACGGCCTCACGCATCATGGCGGATTTCAAGCGCCGCGGCCTGGTGGAGGAAGAGGAAGGGCATTTCCGTTGCGTCGATCCCGCCGGTCTGGAGGCGTTGGCCCAGGATCCTTGA
- a CDS encoding response regulator encodes MKTDSPHVLVVDDDAGLRSLLQRYLGENGFEVRCAADAVEMDRLLVGTQPDLIVLDLMLPGEDGLSIARRLRGATDIPIIMLSARGEEVDRIVGLEVGADDYLPKPFNPRELLARIRAVLRRHGPAGESAETPRSDGIRFGEFRFDPASQQLTRAQERIPLTSGELGLLDAFVHHPNRVLTRDMLVDLIKGFDRSPFDRSIDVRVTRLRRKLERDPANPVFIRTVWGKGYMFTPQGEPLSR; translated from the coding sequence ATGAAAACGGATTCTCCCCATGTACTCGTGGTAGACGACGACGCCGGGCTGCGCAGCCTGCTGCAACGCTACCTGGGCGAGAACGGGTTCGAGGTCCGCTGCGCGGCGGACGCGGTGGAGATGGATCGCCTGCTCGTCGGGACGCAGCCGGATCTCATCGTCCTCGACCTGATGCTGCCCGGCGAGGACGGCCTCAGCATCGCCCGGCGCCTGCGGGGCGCCACCGACATACCCATCATCATGCTCTCGGCGCGGGGGGAGGAGGTGGACCGGATCGTGGGCCTGGAGGTGGGCGCCGACGACTATCTGCCCAAGCCGTTCAATCCCCGCGAGCTGCTGGCCCGGATCCGCGCGGTCCTGCGCCGTCACGGACCCGCGGGGGAATCCGCCGAGACCCCCCGGTCCGACGGGATCCGCTTCGGCGAATTCCGCTTCGATCCGGCCAGCCAGCAGCTCACCCGGGCGCAGGAGCGCATCCCGCTGACCAGCGGCGAACTGGGGCTGCTGGATGCATTCGTCCACCATCCCAACCGGGTCCTGACCCGGGACATGCTGGTGGATCTCATCAAGGGCTTCGATCGCTCCCCCTTCGACCGCAGCATCGACGTGCGCGTCACCCGGCTGCGGCGCAAGCTCGAAAGAGACCCCGCCAATCCGGTGTTCATCCGCACGGTCTGGGGCAAGGGTTACATGTTCACGCCCCAGGGGGAGCCCCTGTCCCGGTGA
- a CDS encoding endonuclease/exonuclease/phosphatase family protein: protein MRAAGAGPGQPSLLAATYNIHGALGGDGLRDPRRVAAVIRATGAGIVALQEVDSRPGTLSDSVQMERLAAATALTPIPGPTIVSSDRSYGNVLLTRFPVRTLHRHDLSEPGREPRGAIDAVLVLPAGPLRVIATHLGLGRRERRRQVGKLMEILDERRGLPLLLLGDFNEWIPMAGSLRRLNRRLGARPVPAAFPARRPFLALDRVWSRPAGLVREVRAHAAAPAAVASDHLPLVVVVDYPACPQGRDTRP from the coding sequence ATGCGGGCAGCCGGCGCCGGACCGGGCCAGCCATCCCTGCTGGCCGCCACCTACAACATCCACGGGGCGCTGGGCGGCGACGGGCTACGGGATCCCCGGCGCGTGGCCGCTGTCATCCGCGCCACCGGCGCCGGGATCGTCGCCCTCCAGGAGGTGGACTCGCGCCCGGGCACCCTGAGCGATTCGGTCCAGATGGAGCGGCTCGCGGCCGCGACGGCGCTGACGCCCATCCCCGGCCCCACCATCGTCAGCTCGGATCGCAGCTACGGCAACGTCCTGCTGACCCGCTTCCCCGTACGGACGCTGCACCGCCACGACCTCAGCGAGCCGGGGCGCGAGCCCCGGGGCGCCATAGACGCCGTGCTGGTTCTTCCGGCCGGTCCCCTGCGGGTGATCGCCACCCACCTCGGCCTGGGGCGGCGTGAGCGCCGCCGCCAGGTGGGGAAGCTGATGGAAATCCTGGATGAGCGCCGCGGACTGCCGCTGCTGCTGCTCGGCGACTTCAACGAGTGGATTCCCATGGCCGGCAGCCTGCGGCGGCTGAACCGCCGCCTGGGCGCCAGGCCGGTACCGGCGGCCTTCCCCGCGCGCCGGCCGTTCCTGGCCCTGGACCGGGTCTGGTCCCGCCCCGCCGGGCTGGTCCGGGAGGTGCGCGCCCATGCCGCGGCGCCGGCGGCGGTGGCTTCGGATCACCTGCCCCTGGTGGTGGTGGTGGACTACCCGGCGTGTCCACAAGGCCGGGACACCCGCCCCTGA
- a CDS encoding 3-keto-5-aminohexanoate cleavage protein: MAERVIGYHGTLESTDALYGGEGMPPLIINCCLTGIVPTKSVNPHVPVSVEEIVEDACRVAEAGASMLHIHARDAEGIHTWRPEPYARIFSAIRRHHPEVILVATTSGRSVPSLECRAAVLDLEGEARPDMASLTLGSLNFPRTASCNDPETIQGLARCMAERGIRPELEVFEPGMLNYAFYLLRKGLLHAPCYVNFLLGSLGAMAGRVADLAHLVRDVPADWTWAAAGIGRYQLPINTAAIVMGGHVRVGLEDNLFLDAGKREPASNVALVERVVRIGGELERPIATPAQARRLIGLASGGRGA, translated from the coding sequence GTGGCTGAGCGCGTGATCGGCTACCACGGGACGCTCGAGTCAACCGATGCCCTCTACGGCGGCGAGGGGATGCCGCCGCTCATCATCAACTGCTGCCTGACCGGCATCGTTCCCACCAAGTCGGTCAATCCCCACGTGCCGGTCTCGGTGGAGGAGATCGTCGAGGACGCCTGCCGGGTGGCGGAAGCCGGGGCGAGCATGCTCCATATCCATGCCCGCGACGCCGAGGGCATCCATACCTGGCGCCCGGAACCCTACGCCCGCATCTTCAGCGCCATCCGCCGTCATCACCCGGAAGTGATCCTGGTGGCGACCACCAGCGGCCGCTCGGTGCCGTCGCTGGAGTGCCGCGCCGCGGTTCTCGACCTGGAGGGCGAGGCCCGGCCCGACATGGCCTCCCTCACGCTGGGGTCCCTGAACTTTCCCCGCACCGCCTCCTGCAATGACCCGGAAACCATCCAGGGGCTGGCCCGCTGCATGGCCGAGCGGGGCATCCGTCCCGAGCTGGAGGTGTTCGAGCCGGGGATGCTCAACTACGCCTTCTACCTGCTGCGCAAGGGCTTGCTGCACGCCCCCTGCTACGTGAATTTCCTGCTTGGCTCGCTGGGCGCCATGGCCGGCCGGGTGGCGGATCTCGCCCACCTGGTCCGGGACGTGCCGGCGGACTGGACCTGGGCGGCCGCGGGCATCGGACGCTACCAGCTGCCCATCAATACCGCGGCCATCGTGATGGGCGGCCACGTGCGCGTGGGCCTGGAGGACAACCTGTTCCTGGATGCCGGCAAGCGCGAACCGGCCTCGAACGTGGCGCTGGTGGAACGGGTGGTGCGCATCGGCGGCGAGCTGGAGCGGCCGATCGCGACGCCCGCCCAGGCCCGGCGGCTGATCGGGCTGGCCTCCGGCGGCCGCGGCGCCTGA